A stretch of DNA from bacterium:
GAGGTGTTCTCAAGATGAGTCAGACGATGAAGAACAACGCCTATGGCCAGGCTTTCAACAAACAGATCAAGGATTACCAGGCCATGCAGGTGTTGAGCGCCAAGCCGGAAAAGCTGATCCTGATGCTATACGACGGCGCCCTGCGCTTCATGACCCTGGGCGTGGAGGGCATCGAGCAGAAAAACCTGGAAAAAGCGCACAACAATCTGATCAAAGCGCAGCGGATTTTCATCGAGCTGATGACCAGCCTGGATTTCAAAAAAGGCGGCGAGATCGCCTCGAACCTGTTCCGTATCTACGAGTTCATGCACTACACGCTGGTCAACGCCAACGTGAAGAAAGAGGTCGAGCCGGTCCTGAAAGTGAGTGAGCAGCTGCGCACCCTGCGAGACAGCTGGGACAAAGCGATGAAGAACCAATGGAACGGGCTGCCCGAAGGTCTGGAAAAAGCCTCTCCCGCCGCCCAGATGCAGGAACCGGAGCCGGAGCCGACCCACAAGCGGATCGAATTCAGGGGCTGAATTTTCCCTCCGGGCCGCGTGTCCGGCGGTGACAGGGACCCAAAATATTCATTCGGTGAATGAAAAATGCTCGATCAATTCGACCTTCTGCTCCCCGGCAGCCTGGTCCGGGAGATGATGCTCCTGGCCGAGATCGGGGATGACCCCTCGATCAGCCAGAGCCGCATGGCCGCTCGGGTGGGCCTGGCCCCCTCGATGGTCAACAACTACATCCGCCGCCTGGTCGAAAGCGGCTACCTGATGAAAGCCGGGGCGAACCACCGCAGCACCACCTATCACCTGACCGCCGCGGGAAAATCGCGGCGCGAGGAGCTGGTGCGGCGCTGCACCATCGAGACCGTGCGGCTGTACAAGTACGCCAAGCGTGAGTTCCGCGAGCTGCTGGCCGAGCGCTTCGGCGCGCGGCGTGACCTGGGGATCGTGCTCTACGGCGCGGCCGAGACCGGCGAGCTGGTCTGCCAGCTCTGTCTTGAGATGGGCCACCGCGTGCTGGCCGTGGTGGACAGCGACAGCCGCCGCCAGGGACGCCGCATGCTGGGCCTGGAGGTGTGCGGGCCCGGAGCGCTGGACGGGCTGGAGTTCGACCTGGTGCTCATCACCTCGCTCGGCCACGCCGCCGAGATAGCGGATTGCCTGGAGCCGCTGCGCCGTCGCGGCCGCGAGATTATCAGCGTGGGCTGAGCCCGGAAGTTGAAAGCGGGGAAAAAGAAAATGGCAAAGCAAAAACATAAGAAGGTAGCCCCGGCGAAAGCCGCATCCACACCCGAACCGGCTCCTGTGTTGAGCGTGGCCGAATGGAAAGACAGCCTCGCTCTGACCTTTTCGGCCGCGGCCCTGAAAGCCGCCCTCGATAATCCAGCCGGTGCAGAGGGTCTCGAACTGTTCAGGCCCCTGGCCGCACAATGGCTGCGGGATGTTTCCCGCCCTGCCTGGCCCGCCTGGCGTCCCGACTGCGGCCTGACCGACCCGGCAGGCGGACGGTTCTTCGCCGCCGGGGCCGCCGAGGAGGGCCTGGGCTGCTTCGAGCTGTCCACCGGATGCAAGCTCTGGAGCCTGCCCGGCGGCACGCTCGGCCGCGCCGGAGGCATGGCCCTGGCCAGTGGCGGCCTGTATGTCTGCGACCGCTGGAACAACCGTGTCCTGAGGCTCGACCCGCAGAGCGGGAAAGAGCTGGGACGATTCGAGCACTCGGCCCCCGGCCGGCTGCTGGACGACCCCTCCGACATATTAACCCTGGAAACGGACAACG
This window harbors:
- the fliS gene encoding flagellar export chaperone FliS gives rise to the protein MSQTMKNNAYGQAFNKQIKDYQAMQVLSAKPEKLILMLYDGALRFMTLGVEGIEQKNLEKAHNNLIKAQRIFIELMTSLDFKKGGEIASNLFRIYEFMHYTLVNANVKKEVEPVLKVSEQLRTLRDSWDKAMKNQWNGLPEGLEKASPAAQMQEPEPEPTHKRIEFRG
- a CDS encoding winged helix-turn-helix transcriptional regulator, whose translation is MLDQFDLLLPGSLVREMMLLAEIGDDPSISQSRMAARVGLAPSMVNNYIRRLVESGYLMKAGANHRSTTYHLTAAGKSRREELVRRCTIETVRLYKYAKREFRELLAERFGARRDLGIVLYGAAETGELVCQLCLEMGHRVLAVVDSDSRRQGRRMLGLEVCGPGALDGLEFDLVLITSLGHAAEIADCLEPLRRRGREIISVG